ATTGAGTCTAGTTATAcgaagcttaaaaagaaaggcattgatttaaaaacaaacaaacaaaaacccaacacaagcaaacaccaccaccacccccaccgcccccccaaaaaaacccaacaccaacccttaaaaaaaagttgtggagAAGAAATCTGAAGTTGATATACCTAAGGAAATAGTGCTGAGAGTCCTGTTGGGATCTTGTCTCCTCTTCCCAGTGTATAAAGTTTTCATCATTAATTTTTTGAAGGTAATTGCAACATGTTAGGCTTAAATCGGGAGCCTTGAAGTGAAAGACTTTAATACTTCCCTTGCTATCAATATGGTTCATTTGAGAAGCTAAGTTACCATACTGCCAGCTTCTTGTAATTTCTTTAAACCaccaccccctcgccccccaatttaaaaaaaaacagacaaccTCTTAATGTGTCTCTTCTTCCAGATATGAAAGAGGGTATCATTGGAGACATGGCAGTCTTGGGAGTAACAGAAAGTTTCCAAGTCAAGAGACAAGTTTTGCTGAGTgcagctgaagcagcagaaatgatTCTTCGTGTAGATGACATCATTAAAGCAGCACCAAGGTATGATCCGAGTATCTATGTGGTCAGTTACAGTGGTACAAAGTAACCTCCTTCTGTGGAAGAGTAACTGCAGAAAAATCTTGTTCTAAAGATATTTATCTGAAATGAAGACTGACATATGACATGCTAATGTTCATGTTACGTGATTTTTTTGCATTAGCAGTATGAACAGGCCTTTAGAGCTGTCAGTGTGCTTAAATGAGTGCGTCTGAAAAATGCTGAGTTAATCTTAGATCACCAGCTACTCATGTGCCATATCTAGTACTAAAGCCACTGCAGAAGTGGCTGACCAAAATGTAGGGGATcacgctgcttttttttttttcttttggcaagaaTTGTAGTGAAATGCGCAGCTGCTTCTGAAGTAGAAtctacagttaaaagaaaaacatgtttgtttaaaaagtttGAGAAGAAATCCCACTTGTAGGCAGGTTATTTCACGTGTGCCTGCTACCAGGTAGTTTGCACTGTTTTGTGAATCACAGGGGTTTTTTAACTGTGGTCAAACGTTGTGTATTAGCTTTGGGATGATACTGCTTTTTGTGCTGTGAGATAAAGCTAGCACTGAACACAAAATGCCagctaaaaattaaaagtaaGGGCAGGTGGGGAGACTGGTGGACATCAGCATAGGGggaaattttctcatttttctttttcttcccagaaaacgCGTACCAGACCATCGCCCATGTTAAATTTTCTTCAGTACCTGAGGATGTGTGGACCAGATCTCGCCTagtaattttcttcagtgatctAGTTCTTGTGAGGTTATGGAACAGAAGCTCGAGACAAGCAGATCTCCATCAGTGGCATGAAATAACTGTCTTCAGTTGGTTTTAACTTATTTCAGTTTATATGTGTTGTGGGGAAGAATTCACTTTCAAGTAAAATGGGTTTTATACAACCCTATTCCTTCTGTTCCTCTCCAGGTTCCActtaaaatacatagaaataaaaaaaaaaaagttcacattCATCAGAGTTCTATTTGTTTTTGTGTAGAACCAGTTTCATTAGAAAAGCTGCAGAGCACATCCTCAGTCCTCAGATGCTCCCAGCCGTGCCCCGGCAGTCAGCGTGAGGGATAACCTTTCAAGCCTTTGTAGCTTGCTGGTTCCGATTGAAGTGGTGTGTTTAGTGTAAGTGGTTTATTCCAGTCCTGGCTGTCTAGGTTTTGAGTTGGGATCCTAGAAATAGGCTCTGAAGTTACATGTTAGCCTTTCCTAGTGATACAGGAGgattactaatttttttctgatgatgaaaggaaaaagctgaagagGAACCTTAGTCAGTGCCCAGAACTACCACTGAAGGGATTTTACAGCTTTTTACACCGCAAATTTTATGTAGATAGGAGTTCTGCTGAGGGGAGTTGAGAGGAAGGCGCAGTTTAGGAGAGATACCAACATTCTGGACCAAACAGTTTGTGTGTTTGGCTGTAAAGGACTGGACTCGGGCTGACTTTACACTTACAATAGAGGGCAGTTAGTGGAAAATGTGCCAGGCTGCATCGTgttccctttatttcttttttccaccctttcATGTCTATTGTAGCCTATCTTTATATTCTCTTTCATATTCCAGTAGTTGCTGCAAAGGCAACATCTTTCTTAATTGGACCAGTTTCTTTATGCTCAGGTCGTAAGGAAGTCTGTGATGCCTGCAGCAGTCTTCACGCGGATTCTTGATGACTGTAAGCAGAGACAAGCGGAGGCATTGTCTCTGTGGGAGCCTGAAGAGAGGTGCCAGCTGGGTGTTGTGACCCTTTGGGCCCTTGCGAGTATAATGCAGCACCTTGGCAAACACCGGGGGAAGTCTGCCAAAGCAGGAAGTTTAATGTGAAATCAAGAAAGTATCTGTGCAAACGTTTTTCTCCCTTAGGTTTCCTGAAATGAAGAGAATCCGCTTACAGAGCGCTCCTCCAAACTCAAAGCAGACTCTTCAGATCTCCAAAAGTGACAATGCTATGTAAAGAGTGCTGTGTTAAATCCAAACCATTGGCAAGCAGGTGAAAGCaccttcttccccaccccctcaAGTAAATAAAGTACCAGGTCAGTTCCATAGGAAATAAAACATTGAACTTGGATGTTAAAAAAAGCCCTGAGCTCTTGTCCTGctgaataattttcttctgtaggAAGAAATAGTTTGTTGAAACAAGGTTCGACAAAGAATTTGGAAAGAGAATTCAGTTAATTCCAAAGCAGGATGATTTAATTCAGCAAGATGCTAGTATACTTTATTTAATGACTAGTAAGGACACTACATGGGTGCCAGCCAGATCCAAATTCAGACTTCGTTTAACAAGACAGCAAGTGCTAGCAGAGTCTATGTATTTCCAGATAATTTTTCAAGCATGTAAATGACATTAAGCAGTCACGAACTGGCATTGAATCAAACCTTTTCTGGGAAGTCAACTGCCGCTTCTGCAGGCTGCGCTGGTGAGACAGTTCCACTTGACAAGTGAGGCAGAGAGGGAAGTGGCTGTTCTGCACCACCAAGGGCTCcccatcctttttaaaaaaagctgtcttttaCCAAACTCAACGATCTGTGCTATGGAATCAAAAGCTAAAACTGTCATTTTGAGCCAGATTTCTGTGTTGCACAATTATAAAGCCAAATATACTTTATAAAAAGAGTTCAGTGCATTTTGAAGGGGATCTGAACTGGTCCGAGTTGCAGGCTGGAGAAATACCCAGCTGAAGTCAACTGAGTAAAGTTTGCCTTGGCTTCAAATTCTGTGCAAGCCTGTAGCAGGAGGCTCCCAGCCCTGGGTTTTATTCATGCAGGTTTACCTTTGCAGCTCTCGTGGTTTTTCCCTTTTAGACAggctttgattttcttctttgctaCTGCATGAAAACTCGGCGTGTACAGCTACCCTTACAGGCAGCGTTGTCGCTCACATCCAAGCTAGCAGCAAAGCCTCTAGCCTTCCTCGCCATCATTTAAAATACTGCTTGACAATAACAAAACAAGAGTGGTCACGAATTGtccaggaggaaggcagcagcgGTAAGAGGAGAGCTCCTTGGTATGTACGCACTGTTTCCTGGATAGCGCAGCTGGGGTTCTGCTACCGCTTCCCACTCAGCAGGCAGGGGAACCTTCATGCCGTTGCTGCGTTTCGGAGAAGTCATTTGAGACAAATGCTGTGGGTTACTGTAGAGCTGTGACTCTCAGCAGCGATCACCTTGAACAGCGGCTTCCAGCTGAGCTCGGACACCTCAGCAAGgtggaagggagaagggagagaccATGGTTGAAGAGCAGCGAGTCTGTACGTGCTCTGTACAATCCACCCACGGAAAACGTCTTAACTATGTCTTCATCTCTGCTGTGAACTGTGAGTTGTCCTCGcatgggaggagagggaaagggaagaagtcTTTCCTCTAGAGAGTGTTGGCTGCTGTGCAAAAGGGGGTGTCTGTACACAGGAATTTCGCTGTCTCGTAGCTCTAAGCTAGTGCACCTACTCCTGAAGACTAGCCAGGCGATGTGGTGCTCCCTGGACACCAGCAAGGAAGGGAGAAGTAGAGGTTGGGCGGTGGGGTGAGTGTGCCGCTGCCTTTGCCGGAGCGGGCAGCTGAGCATCAGCAGGGCTCGGCTTCTGGCTCGGGCTTGGAAGCGGGAGGTGGCGACGGTTTCTCATCGAGCGTGATTTCTATCACTGCCCCAGACCGCTTGCGGGGTTCGGGGGTCTCCTCTGACCATCTCCCCACCCTGCgcacccctttggccactttgggtgcGTTCCTGCAGGGGTTGTGATCGTAGATCACCAGCTTCAGGCCGGGGAGATGAGCCAGGCTGGGAAAGAACCGGATGGAATTACGATCCACGTCGATCACCTCCAGAAAAGGCATGTCCAGCAGGACGGGGGGGAACTCGGACAGCAGGTTGCCCGACAGCCAGATGGTGCGCAGCTCCTGCAGGCACCGCAGCTGGGCAGGGAGCGTGCGCAGCGCGTTGGAGCCGGCGTGCAGGGTCTTGAGCAGGCTGAGCTCGCAGACCACCTCGGGCAGGCGCTGCAGGCAGTTGGACTCGATCCAGAGGGTCTTGAGGTTCTGCAGGAGCCGGAGCTCGAGGGGCAGGCTGCAGAGCTTGTTGTTGCCCAGGTAGAGGATGGAGAGCTGCTTCAGGGTGCACACGACCAGGGGCAGCGCTTTGAAGTTGTTGAAGTCCAGCGCCAGGATCTGCAGGTTTTGCAGCTGCTCCAGCTCGGGGGGCAGATGGTTCAGGTTGTTGTCGCTCAGGTACAGCTTGACCAGTTCCCGAAAAGAGCAAATGTGCAGAGGCAGCCGcctcagctgcctgctgctcaGATCCACTGTTTTATCCACTGGCATCTCTTCTAGGTCTTCCAGGAGGTACTTCTGGCACTCGTTGGAGGGCACAAAAGCAACTACGGCTTTCAGACTGTTGCCCATCCTGGGACTTTCTTTGTCCGGGGATCGCCGGGACTGCAAGGGACAGGGGCCCGCCTTGGTCGTCTGCTGCTGTGCACTGGCCTGCCGGTAACTCCGTCTTCCCAATATAAGGCTCTGTTTACATGGCACCAGCCATTAATCTCAAGGGCTCTGAAATGTTTCTGATAACTGAGTGAGTGTTTGGTGACGGGGATTACGGACAGGACGACTCAGAGTGCAGGTCTCCTTCTCTCGCCCGCAGTCCCACTCACCCCTCCCCCAAAACATTCCTTCTTGCCTCTTCCCGCACACTGTAAATGTTCTCTGATTTTGCCCCAAACCATCGCCCCGATGCTCCAGCCCCTCACCTcttgctccagctgtgctggctgcGGGGATTCGCTCGGGAAAGTAAACACCGCAGAAGACCAAATTTTTAAACTCAGATGTTTAGCTTTCATGAAACTTTTAGCGGAAATGTCGGTTGTAATTGAATTGTTGTTTAAAATACCTGTCAAGACTTGACTGACTTTCCAGACAAGTGGCACTTTTAGGGATTTACTTTGCAACGTGCCAAATACATAATTTCAGAGTGTAACTTGCCACCCAGTACTTATCTTAAAGCTTTAACACAAATACTTGGCAAACTGCTATCTTGAGCTGTTCTACTATTTATGTTTCTAATTTAATGGTGTTTACTATAGCCTCTGGCACTCTTGACTGTGTAGGGCCTTTTTCATTACATTATGTTTTGCTGCTTGTCTGAATCCCCATTTAATATGCTCACTATCGCAACCTGCCACGGCTGTTCTCCGGCCGCCTTCCAACCGTGCTACTGCAGTTCCCATGTCTGTACCGAAACCTGTCAAGAAACTGCCATGGATTTAATTCCATTAAGATTCTCACTTGTTATGAGTGAGATAAATACGATGTTAAAAATAATGACTATTTAGATGTGACAGTATAAActgttcccttcctcctctcagcaaggtCCCTTGCTATTGAGGTCAGGAGTGGCTCATTTCTAGGAGAAGCCCTCTCATGTGTAGGCACCTCTGCATACTTTGACTTCTTGCTGCTGTTTTAAGCTTTCTTGGGGATTGTCCTACTTGTGTGTTGGCCATGGCTCTATCTTGATCTTTGGGTGTGAAAGCTGGGAGAATGTTTTAAGGTGTAATAGCCTCTCTGGCAGCTGGCTCTCTACTTTGGTATCTACAGCTCACTGCTGTCCTTTTCCACACTTACCATAATTTAGGGAGGATACTTTCTTCAGACAATCTGCACTCGTTTTTGGGGCATTAGGTGCTACACAACCAAAATACGTGATTGCTGAGAGCCACGTATTCTtgggaaaacaaaaggcagagcaAACAGAAGATTGAGAAAAAGGCAGTATTGAGCAGTTAAGGTGGCCCCTGGATCTCTGGTCAAATCTGGTATTAGAGAGCTCTCTACCATCGCTTGCTTTCAAACATAAAGCAGCTCTTAGCTATCAGTTGTGTATCAGCTGTAGGATGTTTAGTAGCCTTTTCCCTGCAAGACGAGTGGCTGTGGCATGCAGCAGTGATGCTATGTAAAGTATAGAGGGTTTCCCAGGGAAGGAGAACAACAGAGAGGGCATCTGGGAACCAGTATCGCAGCAGGACGGGGAACAGCAAGTGCCACGACCTGAGTGCCCTGAAACAAGTTTTGGATGGAGAAGCTGGGCAGACTATCAAGCCTGGAGAACAAAGATACGTCGCAGTCATCTGTGGCCGTGCTGTGTAAGAGAGTTGCTGAAAATACTGTCTCTGGTGACAGAGGGCAGGATGTTCTGGGCTTAGCATCCCAGCAGCAAGAGCCGGTTCGCACTGGACGAGCATCTCGGAGTTTCCACTTCTTTACTGCTTTAATGCTACGTGTCCTGTCAGAGGGCCACTGTGGGGAATGTGTCATTCCTGGATTTCGCAGGGCATCCTTCTCCAAGCAGTTACCCTGGAATGTGATCtgacttttaagaaattattCCTGTAGCCCTCAGCaggtttttgtatttgtttctgtttctaaGCAGCTGTGGCATCTTGGAAAGGCAAGGCTCCCTGCCCCGTTAAGGCACTGCGGGCTACAGGTgtggaaaaacaaatgcatttggCATAAACAATAATGAATTTATGTCCATGGCAAAGACATGTCCCTTAGACAAATCTGTTCAGATATCCTGCTGATCAGAACAACATAAAAGCCTAGGTAAGAGTATAAACTAATGTAGTTTAGGCATGTTTTTCTTAATAATCCTTATGGAGAGAAATAGTTTTGCAATAGACCTTACATCTGTAGACACagatatgtatgtattttttctacttgaattatttctatttaatGAAACTTTTAAGCTGCAGACAACTATTTCTTAGGGATCCTCTGCATTGTAGTTTAATCATTATTCCAGCTTATCGAAAAAAGTCACGATGACCTTTTGTTGCTGCATTTTGTACCTCTGTTGGCTAAATGAATGTCTGCCTGGAACACGCTGTGAGATCAGtgtatttgggaaaaaataacCTTTGTGTGGTGGGAGAATAAAAAGAGCTACATTTGCAATAAAATGAACAATCTTGATCTTTCTGAGAATCAGCGACTCGGTGGAGGCTCTAAGGCAAAGGCAGTCCCCTCAGTAGACCCGGGGCGGTGTTTTGAAAGCCGCTTCATGTCTTCAAAGTTATCCCGATGCCCTCCAGCCTGAACATTAATGACTTCCCAGAAGCATTTGTGGCATTTGAGGAAAAGTTCAAGCGATAAAGGCACTCAGCACAGATATTGTCTTGCTCTTGTCAAAGCGACAATGCCCTACCAGAGGGCACGACATCTGCTCTGCGGCGTGTCAGATGGCGCGTGTGGGCTTCTTCAGGGAtgcctttgctttctgaaagTTCACAAACGACCGCATCTATTGCTCACCGGTCGCACTTCCAGCACCCGGCTCCCGCAGCTCGGTGGCTGGGACGGCTGGGGGACAGAAAACGTGTTTGTTTGCTGAGAATTTGCATAAAACCTCTGAGTCCAGAAGAAACAGGGAACACTGCTCACAgctagataatttaaaaaaaaaaaccacacacaatgAAAGGAAATTGATATAAAAGTTACATTTTGGAGATTTTAttgttttttgaaacaaaatattagaATAGCGATGCTGGGGCTTTTTCAGCTCCAAAGCTCTGCACAGAGCTGTGTGATGACACCAGGCTCAGCCTTTGCCGAGTTTGTGTAGCCCTCGCAATTTTGGAGgtaagtttggaaaagaaaaacatctattTCAAAATCCAGGGGACTAATGAATAGAGCTCTAAATTTGTTGATCTTAAGACGCTCATGCCTCTCCTCAATCAGCCTGACATAGCAAGGGAAGAGActtaaaataacaatttttaagaatttctttAGTATATGCTGATAGTAATTtgctttacatttatttaaagtcTGTGGCAGGCAATTATACACCTTCTTCGCTCTCAGACGCtgtgtgttcatttttttctgctgttttttcttgaCTGGAATATTGTTGCTGGAGCGGATGATGACTCCTGCCTCCTCCATCTTCTTCACATTCAGTCTTTGCTACGCACTGTCACACATCTGCTCTCTTTTGGGGGGTTACGTAGTTCCAGGTCACCTTCATGTGGTGAgcggtttattttaaataagtggTGTATTGCAGGGG
This region of Accipiter gentilis chromosome 34, bAccGen1.1, whole genome shotgun sequence genomic DNA includes:
- the LRRC10 gene encoding leucine-rich repeat-containing protein 10 → MGNSLKAVVAFVPSNECQKYLLEDLEEMPVDKTVDLSSRQLRRLPLHICSFRELVKLYLSDNNLNHLPPELEQLQNLQILALDFNNFKALPLVVCTLKQLSILYLGNNKLCSLPLELRLLQNLKTLWIESNCLQRLPEVVCELSLLKTLHAGSNALRTLPAQLRCLQELRTIWLSGNLLSEFPPVLLDMPFLEVIDVDRNSIRFFPSLAHLPGLKLVIYDHNPCRNAPKVAKGVRRVGRWSEETPEPRKRSGAVIEITLDEKPSPPPASKPEPEAEPC